The Mugil cephalus isolate CIBA_MC_2020 chromosome 19, CIBA_Mcephalus_1.1, whole genome shotgun sequence genome has a window encoding:
- the git2b gene encoding ARF GTPase-activating protein GIT2b isoform X6 translates to MSKRVRSREVCADCSSPEPRWASVNRGVLICDECCSIHRGLGRHSSQVRHLTHSAWPSSQLQMVQTLYGNGANSIWEHSLLDPSSSVSGKRKANPQDRVHPNKTEFIKAKYQMLAYVHRMPCREDDSVTAKDLGKQLHSSVRTGNLETCLRLLSLGAQANFFHPEKGNTPLHIAAKAGQMLQAELLAVYGADPGALDSNGKTPIDCARQTGHQELAERLVEIQYELTDRLTFYLCGRRPDHRNGQHFIIPQMADSSLDLSEFAKAAKKKLQSLSNHQFEELAMDVYDEVDRRETDAVCLATQNHSTLVTDTTVVPFLPVNPEYSSTRNQGRQKLARFSAHEFATLVIDILTDAKRRQWGNSCESPKENVELILQGIDSRHNSESQDNDQPDYDSVASDEDPVQEATCGDSCNDGRTKSSESSDLSDGPITVQEFMEVKTALTASEAKIQQLLKVNCHLSEELRVMQSKLNSLQTENTSLRWQTPSGQQHPQGPFGRHPPRGGRAMSMYETGSNPRQYPHRAETARHDDGVVLQPFPTNGCSLEGQSTMMENDYDTTPNHSELDEAGSPLRASDAVEAEEEGEEDATLPCTEDVICKTEQITKNIQELLRAAQETKHESFLPCSEKICVAVTEMAALFPKRPSSETVRGSLCLLTSSASRLHGECQKAAVHNPCPSDIQLVTQQVIQCAYDIAKAAKQLVTVTTKENNN, encoded by the exons ATGTCAAAGCGAGTGCGAAGCAGAGAGGTCTGCGCTGATTGCAGTTCTCCGG AGCCCCGGTGGGCCTCTGTTAACAGGGGTGTGTTGATCTGTGATGAGTGCTGCAGCATCCATCGAGGTCTCGGGCGACACAGCTCTCAAGTTCGGCATCTGACTCATTCTGCGTGGCCGTCCTCTCAGCTGCAG aTGGTCCAGACACTGTATGGCAACGGAGCTAACTCCATATGGGAGCATAGTCTTCTGGATCCTTCCTCCTCAGTGAGTGGGAAGCGCAAAGCCAACCCCCAGGACAGAGTGCA tccCAACAAGACAGAGTTCATCAAGGCAAAATATCAGATGTTGGCGTACGTTCATCGGATGCCTTGTCGGGAGGACGACAGTGTAACCGCAAAAGACCTCGGCAAG CAACTCCATTCCAGTGTTCGGACTGGGAACCTCGAGACATGCTTACGACTTTTATCTTTAGGAGCGCAGGCCAACTTCTTCCATCCG GAGAAAGGAAACACTCCATTACACATAGCGGCAAAAGCAGGTCAGATGTTACAAGCAGAATTGTTGGCGGTTTACGGAGCAGACCCCGGAGCTCTCGACTCCAATGGAAAGACCCCTATTGATTGTGCAAG ACAAACTGGGCATCAGGAGCTGGCAGAGAGGCTTGTGGAGATACAGTATGAACTTACTGACCGATTAACATTTTACCTCTGTGGTCGACGGCCAG ACCACAGAAATGGGCAACATTTCATCATTCCACAGATGGCAGACAG CAGTCTGGATTTGTCAGAGTTTGCAAAAGCTGCAAAGAAGAAGCTGCAATCG TTAAGTAACCATCAGTTTGAAGAACTTGCCATGGATGTTTATGATGAAGTTGACAGAAGGGAAACGGATGCAG TGTGTTTGGCCACTCAGAACCATAGCACACTTGTGACGGACACCACTGTTGTACCTTTTCTTCCCGTCAACCCTGAATACTCTTCTACCAGAAACCAG GGTCGCCAAAAACTGGCAAGGTTTAGTGCTCACGAATTTGCCACCCTGGTCATCGATATCCTAACGGATGCTAAACGGCGGCAGTGGGGGAATTCCTGTGAAAGTCCTAAAG AGAATGTGGAGCTGATCCTTCAGGGGATAGACAGCCGCCATAACAGCGAGAGCCAGGACAATGACCAGCCAGATTATGACAGCGTGGCATCAGATGAGGATCCGGTGCAGGAGGCCACGTGCGGGGACAGCTGCAATGACGGAAGGACCAAG AGTTCGGAGTCCTCTGATCTGTCTGACGGGCCAATCACGGTGCAGGAGTTTATGGAGGTGAAGACTGCCCTCACTGCATCAGAAGCCAAAATACAGCAGCTTCTCAAAGTCAACTGTCACCTCAGTGAAGAGCTGAGGGTGATGCAGAGCAAG CTGAACTCCCTGcagactgaaaacacatcacTGCGATGGCAAACCCCCAGCGGACAGCAGCACCCCCAGGGGCCCTTCGGTCGACACCCTCCCCGCGGAGGTCGCGCCATGTCCATGTACGAGACGGGCTCCAATCCGAGGCAGTACCCCCACCGGGCGGAAACCGCTCGGCACGACGACGGAGTCGTTTTACAGCCCTTCCCGACCAAC GGCTGCAGTCTGGAAGGACAGAGCACCATGATGGAGAACGACTATGACACCACGCCCAACCACTCTGAACTGGACGAAGCTGG CAGCCCTCTTCGAGCCTCGGATGCggtggaggcagaggaggagggggaagaggatgCCACCCTGCCGTGCACAGAGGACGTCATCTGTAAGACAGAGCAGATCACCAAGAACATACAGGAACTGCTGAGAGCTGCCCAGGAGACCAAACatgaaag CTTTCTGCCTTGTTCTGAAAAGATCTGCGTGGCGGTGACCGAGATGGCCGCCCTGTTTCCCAAG AGGCCGTCCTCGGAGACAGTGCGAGGGTCCCTGTGTCTGCTGACTTCGAGCGCGAGTCGGCTCCACGGAGAGTGCCAGAAGGCGGCGGTGCACAACCCCTGCCCGTCGGACATCCAGCTGGTCACGCAGCAGGTCATCCAGTGCGCCTATGACATTGCCAAAGCTGCCAAGCAACTTGTTACTGTGAcaaccaaagaaaacaacaactaa
- the git2b gene encoding ARF GTPase-activating protein GIT2b isoform X1: MSKRVRSREVCADCSSPEPRWASVNRGVLICDECCSIHRGLGRHSSQVRHLTHSAWPSSQLQMVQTLYGNGANSIWEHSLLDPSSSVSGKRKANPQDRVHPNKTEFIKAKYQMLAYVHRMPCREDDSVTAKDLGKQLHSSVRTGNLETCLRLLSLGAQANFFHPEKGNTPLHIAAKAGQMLQAELLAVYGADPGALDSNGKTPIDCARQTGHQELAERLVEIQYELTDRLTFYLCGRRPDHRNGQHFIIPQMADRNNSLDLSEFAKAAKKKLQSLSNHQFEELAMDVYDEVDRRETDAVCLATQNHSTLVTDTTVVPFLPVNPEYSSTRNQGRQKLARFSAHEFATLVIDILTDAKRRQWGNSCESPKENVELILQGIDSRHNSESQDNDQPDYDSVASDEDPVQEATCGDSCNDGRTKSSESSDLSDGPITVQEFMEVKTALTASEAKIQQLLKVNCHLSEELRVMQSKLNSLQTENTSLRWQTPSGQQHPQGPFGRHPPRGGRAMSMYETGSNPRQYPHRAETARHDDGVVLQPFPTNIGRGPLGTAASSLPTFPSSPSWSWDERSRRGCSLEGQSTMMENDYDTTPNHSELDEAGSPLRASDAVEAEEEGEEDATLPCTEDVICKTEQITKNIQELLRAAQETKHESFLPCSEKICVAVTEMAALFPKRPSSETVRGSLCLLTSSASRLHGECQKAAVHNPCPSDIQLVTQQVIQCAYDIAKAAKQLVTVTTKENNN; encoded by the exons ATGTCAAAGCGAGTGCGAAGCAGAGAGGTCTGCGCTGATTGCAGTTCTCCGG AGCCCCGGTGGGCCTCTGTTAACAGGGGTGTGTTGATCTGTGATGAGTGCTGCAGCATCCATCGAGGTCTCGGGCGACACAGCTCTCAAGTTCGGCATCTGACTCATTCTGCGTGGCCGTCCTCTCAGCTGCAG aTGGTCCAGACACTGTATGGCAACGGAGCTAACTCCATATGGGAGCATAGTCTTCTGGATCCTTCCTCCTCAGTGAGTGGGAAGCGCAAAGCCAACCCCCAGGACAGAGTGCA tccCAACAAGACAGAGTTCATCAAGGCAAAATATCAGATGTTGGCGTACGTTCATCGGATGCCTTGTCGGGAGGACGACAGTGTAACCGCAAAAGACCTCGGCAAG CAACTCCATTCCAGTGTTCGGACTGGGAACCTCGAGACATGCTTACGACTTTTATCTTTAGGAGCGCAGGCCAACTTCTTCCATCCG GAGAAAGGAAACACTCCATTACACATAGCGGCAAAAGCAGGTCAGATGTTACAAGCAGAATTGTTGGCGGTTTACGGAGCAGACCCCGGAGCTCTCGACTCCAATGGAAAGACCCCTATTGATTGTGCAAG ACAAACTGGGCATCAGGAGCTGGCAGAGAGGCTTGTGGAGATACAGTATGAACTTACTGACCGATTAACATTTTACCTCTGTGGTCGACGGCCAG ACCACAGAAATGGGCAACATTTCATCATTCCACAGATGGCAGACAG AAATAA CAGTCTGGATTTGTCAGAGTTTGCAAAAGCTGCAAAGAAGAAGCTGCAATCG TTAAGTAACCATCAGTTTGAAGAACTTGCCATGGATGTTTATGATGAAGTTGACAGAAGGGAAACGGATGCAG TGTGTTTGGCCACTCAGAACCATAGCACACTTGTGACGGACACCACTGTTGTACCTTTTCTTCCCGTCAACCCTGAATACTCTTCTACCAGAAACCAG GGTCGCCAAAAACTGGCAAGGTTTAGTGCTCACGAATTTGCCACCCTGGTCATCGATATCCTAACGGATGCTAAACGGCGGCAGTGGGGGAATTCCTGTGAAAGTCCTAAAG AGAATGTGGAGCTGATCCTTCAGGGGATAGACAGCCGCCATAACAGCGAGAGCCAGGACAATGACCAGCCAGATTATGACAGCGTGGCATCAGATGAGGATCCGGTGCAGGAGGCCACGTGCGGGGACAGCTGCAATGACGGAAGGACCAAG AGTTCGGAGTCCTCTGATCTGTCTGACGGGCCAATCACGGTGCAGGAGTTTATGGAGGTGAAGACTGCCCTCACTGCATCAGAAGCCAAAATACAGCAGCTTCTCAAAGTCAACTGTCACCTCAGTGAAGAGCTGAGGGTGATGCAGAGCAAG CTGAACTCCCTGcagactgaaaacacatcacTGCGATGGCAAACCCCCAGCGGACAGCAGCACCCCCAGGGGCCCTTCGGTCGACACCCTCCCCGCGGAGGTCGCGCCATGTCCATGTACGAGACGGGCTCCAATCCGAGGCAGTACCCCCACCGGGCGGAAACCGCTCGGCACGACGACGGAGTCGTTTTACAGCCCTTCCCGACCAAC ATTGGTAGGGGTCCTTTGGGAACGGCCGCTTCCTCCCTCCCTACCTTCCCCTCTTCCCCGTCCTGGTCCTGGGATGAGAGATCTCGAAGG GGCTGCAGTCTGGAAGGACAGAGCACCATGATGGAGAACGACTATGACACCACGCCCAACCACTCTGAACTGGACGAAGCTGG CAGCCCTCTTCGAGCCTCGGATGCggtggaggcagaggaggagggggaagaggatgCCACCCTGCCGTGCACAGAGGACGTCATCTGTAAGACAGAGCAGATCACCAAGAACATACAGGAACTGCTGAGAGCTGCCCAGGAGACCAAACatgaaag CTTTCTGCCTTGTTCTGAAAAGATCTGCGTGGCGGTGACCGAGATGGCCGCCCTGTTTCCCAAG AGGCCGTCCTCGGAGACAGTGCGAGGGTCCCTGTGTCTGCTGACTTCGAGCGCGAGTCGGCTCCACGGAGAGTGCCAGAAGGCGGCGGTGCACAACCCCTGCCCGTCGGACATCCAGCTGGTCACGCAGCAGGTCATCCAGTGCGCCTATGACATTGCCAAAGCTGCCAAGCAACTTGTTACTGTGAcaaccaaagaaaacaacaactaa
- the git2b gene encoding ARF GTPase-activating protein GIT2b isoform X4, which produces MSKRVRSREVCADCSSPEPRWASVNRGVLICDECCSIHRGLGRHSSQVRHLTHSAWPSSQLQMVQTLYGNGANSIWEHSLLDPSSSVSGKRKANPQDRVHPNKTEFIKAKYQMLAYVHRMPCREDDSVTAKDLGKQLHSSVRTGNLETCLRLLSLGAQANFFHPEKGNTPLHIAAKAGQMLQAELLAVYGADPGALDSNGKTPIDCARQTGHQELAERLVEIQYELTDRLTFYLCGRRPDHRNGQHFIIPQMADSLDLSEFAKAAKKKLQSLSNHQFEELAMDVYDEVDRRETDAVCLATQNHSTLVTDTTVVPFLPVNPEYSSTRNQGRQKLARFSAHEFATLVIDILTDAKRRQWGNSCESPKENVELILQGIDSRHNSESQDNDQPDYDSVASDEDPVQEATCGDSCNDGRTKSSESSDLSDGPITVQEFMEVKTALTASEAKIQQLLKVNCHLSEELRVMQSKLNSLQTENTSLRWQTPSGQQHPQGPFGRHPPRGGRAMSMYETGSNPRQYPHRAETARHDDGVVLQPFPTNIGRGPLGTAASSLPTFPSSPSWSWDERSRRGCSLEGQSTMMENDYDTTPNHSELDEAGSPLRASDAVEAEEEGEEDATLPCTEDVICKTEQITKNIQELLRAAQETKHESFLPCSEKICVAVTEMAALFPKRPSSETVRGSLCLLTSSASRLHGECQKAAVHNPCPSDIQLVTQQVIQCAYDIAKAAKQLVTVTTKENNN; this is translated from the exons ATGTCAAAGCGAGTGCGAAGCAGAGAGGTCTGCGCTGATTGCAGTTCTCCGG AGCCCCGGTGGGCCTCTGTTAACAGGGGTGTGTTGATCTGTGATGAGTGCTGCAGCATCCATCGAGGTCTCGGGCGACACAGCTCTCAAGTTCGGCATCTGACTCATTCTGCGTGGCCGTCCTCTCAGCTGCAG aTGGTCCAGACACTGTATGGCAACGGAGCTAACTCCATATGGGAGCATAGTCTTCTGGATCCTTCCTCCTCAGTGAGTGGGAAGCGCAAAGCCAACCCCCAGGACAGAGTGCA tccCAACAAGACAGAGTTCATCAAGGCAAAATATCAGATGTTGGCGTACGTTCATCGGATGCCTTGTCGGGAGGACGACAGTGTAACCGCAAAAGACCTCGGCAAG CAACTCCATTCCAGTGTTCGGACTGGGAACCTCGAGACATGCTTACGACTTTTATCTTTAGGAGCGCAGGCCAACTTCTTCCATCCG GAGAAAGGAAACACTCCATTACACATAGCGGCAAAAGCAGGTCAGATGTTACAAGCAGAATTGTTGGCGGTTTACGGAGCAGACCCCGGAGCTCTCGACTCCAATGGAAAGACCCCTATTGATTGTGCAAG ACAAACTGGGCATCAGGAGCTGGCAGAGAGGCTTGTGGAGATACAGTATGAACTTACTGACCGATTAACATTTTACCTCTGTGGTCGACGGCCAG ACCACAGAAATGGGCAACATTTCATCATTCCACAGATGGCAGACAG TCTGGATTTGTCAGAGTTTGCAAAAGCTGCAAAGAAGAAGCTGCAATCG TTAAGTAACCATCAGTTTGAAGAACTTGCCATGGATGTTTATGATGAAGTTGACAGAAGGGAAACGGATGCAG TGTGTTTGGCCACTCAGAACCATAGCACACTTGTGACGGACACCACTGTTGTACCTTTTCTTCCCGTCAACCCTGAATACTCTTCTACCAGAAACCAG GGTCGCCAAAAACTGGCAAGGTTTAGTGCTCACGAATTTGCCACCCTGGTCATCGATATCCTAACGGATGCTAAACGGCGGCAGTGGGGGAATTCCTGTGAAAGTCCTAAAG AGAATGTGGAGCTGATCCTTCAGGGGATAGACAGCCGCCATAACAGCGAGAGCCAGGACAATGACCAGCCAGATTATGACAGCGTGGCATCAGATGAGGATCCGGTGCAGGAGGCCACGTGCGGGGACAGCTGCAATGACGGAAGGACCAAG AGTTCGGAGTCCTCTGATCTGTCTGACGGGCCAATCACGGTGCAGGAGTTTATGGAGGTGAAGACTGCCCTCACTGCATCAGAAGCCAAAATACAGCAGCTTCTCAAAGTCAACTGTCACCTCAGTGAAGAGCTGAGGGTGATGCAGAGCAAG CTGAACTCCCTGcagactgaaaacacatcacTGCGATGGCAAACCCCCAGCGGACAGCAGCACCCCCAGGGGCCCTTCGGTCGACACCCTCCCCGCGGAGGTCGCGCCATGTCCATGTACGAGACGGGCTCCAATCCGAGGCAGTACCCCCACCGGGCGGAAACCGCTCGGCACGACGACGGAGTCGTTTTACAGCCCTTCCCGACCAAC ATTGGTAGGGGTCCTTTGGGAACGGCCGCTTCCTCCCTCCCTACCTTCCCCTCTTCCCCGTCCTGGTCCTGGGATGAGAGATCTCGAAGG GGCTGCAGTCTGGAAGGACAGAGCACCATGATGGAGAACGACTATGACACCACGCCCAACCACTCTGAACTGGACGAAGCTGG CAGCCCTCTTCGAGCCTCGGATGCggtggaggcagaggaggagggggaagaggatgCCACCCTGCCGTGCACAGAGGACGTCATCTGTAAGACAGAGCAGATCACCAAGAACATACAGGAACTGCTGAGAGCTGCCCAGGAGACCAAACatgaaag CTTTCTGCCTTGTTCTGAAAAGATCTGCGTGGCGGTGACCGAGATGGCCGCCCTGTTTCCCAAG AGGCCGTCCTCGGAGACAGTGCGAGGGTCCCTGTGTCTGCTGACTTCGAGCGCGAGTCGGCTCCACGGAGAGTGCCAGAAGGCGGCGGTGCACAACCCCTGCCCGTCGGACATCCAGCTGGTCACGCAGCAGGTCATCCAGTGCGCCTATGACATTGCCAAAGCTGCCAAGCAACTTGTTACTGTGAcaaccaaagaaaacaacaactaa
- the git2b gene encoding ARF GTPase-activating protein GIT2b isoform X3 — protein sequence MSKRVRSREVCADCSSPEPRWASVNRGVLICDECCSIHRGLGRHSSQVRHLTHSAWPSSQLQMVQTLYGNGANSIWEHSLLDPSSSVSGKRKANPQDRVHPNKTEFIKAKYQMLAYVHRMPCREDDSVTAKDLGKQLHSSVRTGNLETCLRLLSLGAQANFFHPEKGNTPLHIAAKAGQMLQAELLAVYGADPGALDSNGKTPIDCARQTGHQELAERLVEIQYELTDRLTFYLCGRRPDHRNGQHFIIPQMADSSLDLSEFAKAAKKKLQSLSNHQFEELAMDVYDEVDRRETDAVCLATQNHSTLVTDTTVVPFLPVNPEYSSTRNQGRQKLARFSAHEFATLVIDILTDAKRRQWGNSCESPKENVELILQGIDSRHNSESQDNDQPDYDSVASDEDPVQEATCGDSCNDGRTKSSESSDLSDGPITVQEFMEVKTALTASEAKIQQLLKVNCHLSEELRVMQSKLNSLQTENTSLRWQTPSGQQHPQGPFGRHPPRGGRAMSMYETGSNPRQYPHRAETARHDDGVVLQPFPTNIGRGPLGTAASSLPTFPSSPSWSWDERSRRGCSLEGQSTMMENDYDTTPNHSELDEAGSPLRASDAVEAEEEGEEDATLPCTEDVICKTEQITKNIQELLRAAQETKHESFLPCSEKICVAVTEMAALFPKRPSSETVRGSLCLLTSSASRLHGECQKAAVHNPCPSDIQLVTQQVIQCAYDIAKAAKQLVTVTTKENNN from the exons ATGTCAAAGCGAGTGCGAAGCAGAGAGGTCTGCGCTGATTGCAGTTCTCCGG AGCCCCGGTGGGCCTCTGTTAACAGGGGTGTGTTGATCTGTGATGAGTGCTGCAGCATCCATCGAGGTCTCGGGCGACACAGCTCTCAAGTTCGGCATCTGACTCATTCTGCGTGGCCGTCCTCTCAGCTGCAG aTGGTCCAGACACTGTATGGCAACGGAGCTAACTCCATATGGGAGCATAGTCTTCTGGATCCTTCCTCCTCAGTGAGTGGGAAGCGCAAAGCCAACCCCCAGGACAGAGTGCA tccCAACAAGACAGAGTTCATCAAGGCAAAATATCAGATGTTGGCGTACGTTCATCGGATGCCTTGTCGGGAGGACGACAGTGTAACCGCAAAAGACCTCGGCAAG CAACTCCATTCCAGTGTTCGGACTGGGAACCTCGAGACATGCTTACGACTTTTATCTTTAGGAGCGCAGGCCAACTTCTTCCATCCG GAGAAAGGAAACACTCCATTACACATAGCGGCAAAAGCAGGTCAGATGTTACAAGCAGAATTGTTGGCGGTTTACGGAGCAGACCCCGGAGCTCTCGACTCCAATGGAAAGACCCCTATTGATTGTGCAAG ACAAACTGGGCATCAGGAGCTGGCAGAGAGGCTTGTGGAGATACAGTATGAACTTACTGACCGATTAACATTTTACCTCTGTGGTCGACGGCCAG ACCACAGAAATGGGCAACATTTCATCATTCCACAGATGGCAGACAG CAGTCTGGATTTGTCAGAGTTTGCAAAAGCTGCAAAGAAGAAGCTGCAATCG TTAAGTAACCATCAGTTTGAAGAACTTGCCATGGATGTTTATGATGAAGTTGACAGAAGGGAAACGGATGCAG TGTGTTTGGCCACTCAGAACCATAGCACACTTGTGACGGACACCACTGTTGTACCTTTTCTTCCCGTCAACCCTGAATACTCTTCTACCAGAAACCAG GGTCGCCAAAAACTGGCAAGGTTTAGTGCTCACGAATTTGCCACCCTGGTCATCGATATCCTAACGGATGCTAAACGGCGGCAGTGGGGGAATTCCTGTGAAAGTCCTAAAG AGAATGTGGAGCTGATCCTTCAGGGGATAGACAGCCGCCATAACAGCGAGAGCCAGGACAATGACCAGCCAGATTATGACAGCGTGGCATCAGATGAGGATCCGGTGCAGGAGGCCACGTGCGGGGACAGCTGCAATGACGGAAGGACCAAG AGTTCGGAGTCCTCTGATCTGTCTGACGGGCCAATCACGGTGCAGGAGTTTATGGAGGTGAAGACTGCCCTCACTGCATCAGAAGCCAAAATACAGCAGCTTCTCAAAGTCAACTGTCACCTCAGTGAAGAGCTGAGGGTGATGCAGAGCAAG CTGAACTCCCTGcagactgaaaacacatcacTGCGATGGCAAACCCCCAGCGGACAGCAGCACCCCCAGGGGCCCTTCGGTCGACACCCTCCCCGCGGAGGTCGCGCCATGTCCATGTACGAGACGGGCTCCAATCCGAGGCAGTACCCCCACCGGGCGGAAACCGCTCGGCACGACGACGGAGTCGTTTTACAGCCCTTCCCGACCAAC ATTGGTAGGGGTCCTTTGGGAACGGCCGCTTCCTCCCTCCCTACCTTCCCCTCTTCCCCGTCCTGGTCCTGGGATGAGAGATCTCGAAGG GGCTGCAGTCTGGAAGGACAGAGCACCATGATGGAGAACGACTATGACACCACGCCCAACCACTCTGAACTGGACGAAGCTGG CAGCCCTCTTCGAGCCTCGGATGCggtggaggcagaggaggagggggaagaggatgCCACCCTGCCGTGCACAGAGGACGTCATCTGTAAGACAGAGCAGATCACCAAGAACATACAGGAACTGCTGAGAGCTGCCCAGGAGACCAAACatgaaag CTTTCTGCCTTGTTCTGAAAAGATCTGCGTGGCGGTGACCGAGATGGCCGCCCTGTTTCCCAAG AGGCCGTCCTCGGAGACAGTGCGAGGGTCCCTGTGTCTGCTGACTTCGAGCGCGAGTCGGCTCCACGGAGAGTGCCAGAAGGCGGCGGTGCACAACCCCTGCCCGTCGGACATCCAGCTGGTCACGCAGCAGGTCATCCAGTGCGCCTATGACATTGCCAAAGCTGCCAAGCAACTTGTTACTGTGAcaaccaaagaaaacaacaactaa